In Rhipicephalus sanguineus isolate Rsan-2018 chromosome 1, BIME_Rsan_1.4, whole genome shotgun sequence, the DNA window CTGAAAGGGCAGGTGAAAGATAAAGATGCAAAGTGTTTGCAAAAGTCAACATAAATATAAAATCAGTGATTACCCTCCAAATAATTAAGCAAACCAATTTTCTCACAACGTTTTAGGTGTTAAAAGGGCTGGGATAGTATCACGCACCTTGAGTGTCCATGACTACGCCTCCGGCCTCAGTAACAATTAGTGCTGCTGCAGCCATGTCCCAGACATGCATTCCAAATTCATAAAAGGCATCCGCCTCACCACTTGCCACAAAGCACATGTTTACTGCTGTGGAGCCTAGACAACGCAATCTGGAATGTTGAGAAAGTTTTCGTGCTGTACACACTATTATTCAAAAAAGATTTTTAAACCATCAAGAGAAAAAGATTAAATCATGAAACACAGCCACCACAGTATGTGTGCGCCACTGAAAGTACAACTACAGAAGCTCCCATTAACAACAAGTTCTGGTCTTTTGGTTTacagcagtggcgtagacagaaatttgttgtgggggaggggggggggattcttgatctgaagtgggggctggGCAGGCAAGTGTCATTTtatccatggcagaaaaaaatttcagggtgGGGGCACGTGCccagtgtgccaccccctggctacgccactggtttacagtgatgctactgagTACCTGtgatgagcaatttttggagcaacaGAATTTTCATTCTGGAGAACTCTGAAGCAAGTTAGTTTGCATATTAGGGCACTTCGGGGCATCTGATGCCTACATGTATCGTGTTTTCAAGCTCTTCGGAAAACTTTGAAGGTGCAAGTCACATCAACATGAGACAATGGTGTAACGTCCTCAACCAATTtctcaaaacaaacaaacagaggaTGCTGGTTCAACAATAATAATTATATTGTAGGGAATAACACTTTAAATACAGATGTGCTTGTAGTACATATGCAGAGCTCCTGCACCGTAACTATCGCTCTTGACATTGATAAAACATTATACATAATATTCCTTTACTATCACATGAGGCAAAATTGTGCACATTTAAAATTCCCCCACAGAGTTCTAAAACTGCTGCAGCATTTAGTTGACGTCCGCCAGCCTAGTCATATCTTAAGCCAGAAGCGCATTACCACATTCAATATCCTTCATGTTTTTTTCTAAAACATGCAACAGAGCCCTTTTCCAGTGTCTTGCACTGTTACTTGTGTTTCAAATTATGCAGCCTGAGCCCACCAGTCCAAGTTCGCACACACAAGATGCAGTTTCACAAGATGTCGCAGTTCCACTAGAAAGGTGGAGCACTGATAGTTACAGCAATGCATTTGGAAACCGCATGCAGCAAGGTTCTGAGTTTTATCAAccatatatattgtagtgaacatTTTCTTGTTAATTAAATTAACAAGTATGGTGTCCCATGCACACAGGCAAGCAAATAGATCTCATTCGATACATGCAAACACTTACTGTCGCAGTGCTAGCAAACAAAGGTGAGTAAACACATCGCATTGCCCCTTTCTTCAATGCATATACAAAACAACCTCCAACAACAGTTGTGTGGGAAGACAGCACACATGAAGCGACCAGTCATGTAAACTCGCTAAGTCTGGCAGGCATACATTTCCTGGTGGGCGTAAGGCCCACCAGAAAATGTATGCCTGCCAGATAGGGCGTGCGAGCTTAGCCGTACTAAGCGACAAAGGGCAACACTGAGCAGAGGCGGAGGTGCACACTCACCTGCCTGTGCACTGGATCATGGCGTGCACCCGCAGAATAAAGCACACAAGGCACAGTACATCTTATCGCAATAGGCCGACGAGTTTGTGCTTGGAAGCCTcctattgctatcgcaataaaaagctagAAGGGAGAGTGACACCACTCTGCTGCCTCTGCAAGCTAACCTCATCTGATGACACTCCTTACTCTCTCTGTGGACCATGGCTATACTGCTtcaaggaaatatatccagccaaaaacggaCGAACACATTTCCtagatgcaatgcaccaactagcccaacaatgagTTCTACCATACTGCTGTTGCCAACATTGTACAAAAGATCTGCCATCTCTGTGAAATGCAGAAAAACCGTGTCGTGTTGGCTACCCATGATCTAGAACAGACCGCGTGTTTCTCTGACGGGAAGGCCTTTCCATTGTTAATTAAGTTTCATGACTCCATTATCTAGCATCGTGGAGCTACAAGAAGAAGATTTTGGGCGGTAACAAGATGATTAACACAAATAAACAGCAGAAAGGTGGACACAGGCAGCATATGTTTTCTCATGCCAGCGAGTGCTATTGGATAACCCATTATGTCATCCTGAAAGACCCTATTCAAAATCCCTGGAAACATCTATGCTCTGCACAATTCTGGTACAATTTTGTTGTCCAACACATCAAACCCCTTGTTGGACAACATTTGAGCAAATACCCTTGTTTTCCATGGTATTGTGCACCATTGATTAAATGCAAATATGATATCTTTGAGTCTTCAAAAGTTCCTGCTAGTGTTATATTTACGTGAAAAAGACCCATTACTAAGCATAACACTAATTTTAAAAAGGGTGAAGCACATACATGCATTTAAAATAGTCAGTGTTTCAGTTACAGCAGCGAATATAATAAGCAAGTCATACATACCCCTGTGCTTTCTGCATAAGGTTATGCATGTTGCGAAAAACAAACTGCATGTGACCTGGGTCCCGACTGCTTCCTACTTCGCTTATAATCAGGGCCTTAGAAATTTCTGGAAAAGTAGACCATGAGAAAGCCCACCTAATGCACACAACTCTTTACATTCAGCAGCAAATACAGCATGGTAAACTggccattttttaaattttattaggAACATTACCTCTGCAACAAAACCATAACTTCATGGCTACATTACTTCAAATATACCAGAGTAAAATTCTGCTATCATGTGGCTGAAGCGACACCAATTACAAAGACACTGCAAGAAACTAGTGCCAAGTATGCATTAAACAAGCATCACAGCACCGGTGCAATGTATGCAACCAACAAATGTCTGAGAGCAGCCAACAGACAATGAACTGGGGTTGCCATAGCCTTTGAGaatcttgtttatttttttatttctcacttTGGTGATCAGCAGGGCTTTTCTGCTTGTGCTTGGAGCGTGGTGAAAGTGGCTTATTGTGACAATGAGAACACACCTTCAGCATATTGCACATTTACGTTAGGAAAGTAAATCAAAACAAAAGCCAGAGCTGCGTTCTAACTGCCACAACTGACCACTCTCACAGTGATGAGTGCATGTGCAAGTGATCTGTTGGCACCGTGATGATTAGAGgacggatttttaggcattaaaaatgcaggaaatgcagccgccgcggccaggatttgatcccgcgaccttcgggtcagcagtcaagcgccataaccactagaccaccgtggcagggccgCTTTTGTTTACCAGGAGTTGGATGAACAAGAGGAGTAGGTTGAAAACATACAGTTCCGAACAGTtaatgttgcccggtaacatgaataatggtctcaaactGCAATTGAAACTTGAAgctaaatagtgttaatataGGCGCCAATTTTGATATAGGTATATATAGGCATTTACGTGCACAGACgcccaaaataggcatttataggcactataaaagccCTGCTTAACCTCtacttcatgctcatatatgaatGTGGCACGAtgggagcgcaaggaacaaaataggcaattGCCTAAAATCCAGTCTCTAGTAATGACACTGGTTACTGATGCTTTCCCACTTTACATGCGCTCAAGGCAACAtcaaaaaaagtgtttttttttttcgggggggggggggtcctcgtactcgcatgtatcATATAATCATTTTATTGTCACCTCCCCACTTTATAAAATGAGAGCACTAACAATACTTATTTCTAGTGAACATGTAGTGGGGGGATGAGGAAGTCACTGTGTCATCAGCACCACGTGGTCTACGTCAACGTTTAAGAAGCAAACCTTGCTTCTGTTAACGTTGATCTACGTGCTATGCCCTTTTTTTCGCAATGCCAAAACTTGgtgttaaagggactgacaactggccagaacgtgggattagatcctggtagaaatgaaaagaccgtcaaatatagtgacagatttcggcatccttttcgcgttgtgagtaggatttatatttttaaatcgtgcttaaaagtaacaaaaactagtatgtcgcgcagcctagcggaagagacttgaagctggattatgaagtcggtcgcattgctgtacgtagtcacatagtctgatgctgtcatgcatgccataattggtcctcaaagttagattatgtatattattatctatccccgctctgttttgtgctgcctacgaggtaaaaggagttacACGGTGAGAAACggtgctgccttcgcggccgccagtggcccatgtccagcctcggcgcatgcgcgcgaagtGCACGCATGAGCAGTAAACCACCGTGCTCAAACacaaaccgctctcgcgctcactgtttgcagcatgtgttatCAAGTGTgtttaagacttcatattcgcaacagatagaaaaattctgattaaaaaatgTTTCACAGTGTTTTCCACGTTgccattccgtggctagacactcagaccagttagctttccgttgcgctaaagaaaataggtgcccgaaaaattggttgtcagtccctttaagtcaCAAAAGTTGGTGTTTAGTGCTTTAAGGAGTGCACTAGTAGAAGGCAAATCGCACGCAGAATTGCAAGTCAGAGACCATCTTTACCATTTTGTCCAGAGACGTTGAGCCTGGTGCCATTGCAGAAGGAGCCATGCCCTTTGACTGCAGTGTACATCTTATCCAAAGCTGGATTGTACACAATGCCCACTACAATCTGTGAAGAGCGCAACTTGTAGATAAGTACAAAAGACAAAAAGCTTTCCACCTTAGCATGCAGGCAGCAGCATAAATGTCAAAGCTCAAAGCAGATGCATACACATATGTAAGAAACATGCAAAACAACTGATTAAATTGAGTAACATTTATGAATAAAAGTGCCATTTCGCAGCTAGGATTCTGTCTACCTAAAAACAACTATAAGTTACATAATTTATAGTGCCCAACTTCATATTCAGAGGACTCCAGGCAAAAATTTAAAAATGCAAGTAACGTGAAAATATGACCAAAAAACACATAGCTTCCCTATATTTTTATACATATATGCTAATAAAATGGTGTAATGTTCTCACCAAAACTTTACTGCTGTTTACTCACAGCAGAATTGAATGGTCGTAAGGAGCATGTTGCATTTTAGCTTTTTACGTTTGTCACAATTTACGAAATGGTTCAACATAAGCTGATATCCGCGCATACGTGACATTGTGTGTCACATGTACCTACACCACAGTAATGTCATCCCAAAGCAAGAATATGTTGCATCTTAAACGTCACCTCTTTCTGAACAGCGAGTGCGACAGAAACAGCAACGACTGGAAACCTGCGGGATGAAAATGACAGAGGTGTACCAACTGTGCACGATGTGTGATGCAAGTCCGCTAAATACTTTCATGATCAGTTGAGTTCTTTCACCATGTAATAAACGAGAACAAAGACTTCTGCTTATTTTTAACAATTAATTAATGCAAAtaaattattacttttttttccgaAGAAAGATCTATGTTACCCGTG includes these proteins:
- the LOC119376414 gene encoding inositol monophosphatase 2 translates to MVTDQDIERFFCKALELVKESGALVQRAFGEGKQVETKSEFTDLVTQYDRQVEQLLIGKLREEYPNHKFIGEESVAAGIKSELTNDPTWIIDPIDGTMNFVHGFPVVAVSVALAVQKEIVVGIVYNPALDKMYTAVKGHGSFCNGTRLNVSGQNEISKALIISEVGSSRDPGHMQFVFRNMHNLMQKAQGLRCLGSTAVNMCFVASGEADAFYEFGMHVWDMAAAALIVTEAGGVVMDTQGVGPLNLMHRRVLCASSHALANTISQILEHVQLESD